The Coccidioides posadasii str. Silveira chromosome 5, complete sequence genome has a segment encoding these proteins:
- a CDS encoding uncharacterized protein (EggNog:ENOG410PFAW~COG:J~BUSCO:1474at33183), whose translation MSIKLALAKIKKVSSDSELVSPRRSIAQFMHGRDFVYSSDDTSEDSESMSRKELRRETRRKAKSQSRSRASEESSIDLVRKKERDEQAAKEETDEMRARYGDLPFMQSRDRPRQTLAKFDSITPDMAGQEITFRARLHVVRRMGQKLVFLVFRQQVITLQGVLTEKKGEISILMIQWAEHIRVGSILKVKGVIRKPEVPVIGTTMHDLEVHIQEIHVIVRREEPIPFSVYEAELPAVEEEKIEGRRTRVPDRTRLSNRILDLRTDTSQSIFRIQSVISSYFRSTLDSMGFIEIHTPKLQGAATESGASVFSVRYFNRPAFLAQSPQLAKQMAIASDFERVYEIGAVFRAENSNTHRHLTEYTGLDIEMAIEEHYHESLEVIDQVIKKIFEVIYGKHRREVQIVKHQFPSEDLVWLDKTPIITFSEGIRMLNESGWRTEDGKELSDLEDISTRDEIRLGELVKEKYHTDYYIMDKFPASARPFYAMPDPNDNRFTNAYDIFVRGQEIVSGGQRIHNPIMLEERMRQMGVDPASMEEYMEGFQWGVPPHAGAGIGLERMLMLILKLGNIRLASMFHRDPKSFPAQDQPMVLRHPEASTLHPPWESNSTSANEAPLIERKFQELADLIANYGDATSTSWFDERFQVWRDVNTGAAVAYVPINGYAIIAGNPLCDVSQYPKIVPQFLRWLKKETRLKPIWILCCLEVEDILGEKLGWRSLSCVAEERVDPLHNQAASDGEIARKIRQAENNGVKITTFQFGQSIPGKLQERIDKRIHGWLSNRKGTQIHLSHIRPWRDQRHRQYFYATDRDGNICSFVTLAQLSPKNGMQVKYSLDFPGSPSGSIEYIVTHAIQTAAKSGVKMLTFGGGATATLTPGHNISSTKAKILATTYEAIVKQFKLNRKTEFRAKLGAHEDPVYIAYPKHGLGTKGIRAVLNFFED comes from the coding sequence ATGTCGATTAAGCTAGCATTGGCAAAAATTAAAAAGGTCAGCTCAGATAGCGAATTGGTATCACCCCGCCGGAGCATAGCTCAATTCATGCATGGCCGCGACTTCGTATACTCGAGCGATGACACAAGCGAGGATAGCGAGTCCATGAGCCGAAAGGAGCTTAGACGTGAAACACGACGGAAAGCGAAATCACAATCCCGTTCTCGAGCGAGTGAAGAATCCAGTATTGATCTTGtgaggaagaaagagagagatgaACAAGCTGCAAAGGAGGAAACTGATGAGATGCGGGCGCGATATGGGGATTTGCCCTTTATGCAATCACGGGATCGCCCACGACAAACCCTCGCCAAGTTTGATTCAATCACTCCCGACATGGCTGGGCAGGAGATCACTTTTCGTGCGCGCCTTCATGTCGTTCGCCGCATGGGACAGAAGTTGGTTTTTCTTGTTTTCCGTCAGCAAGTGATCACTCTACAAGGCGTCCTTACCGAGAAGAAGGGAGAGATATCTATTCTTATGATTCAGTGGGCAGAGCACATCCGGGTTGGCTCTATACTCAAAGTGAAGGGGGTGATCCGAAAACCAGAAGTTCCCGTCATTGGGACAACTATGCATGACCTGGAGGTACATATCCAGGAAATCCATGTCATCGTCCGAAGAGAAGAGCCAATCCCATTCAGCGTCTATGAAGCCGAACTCCCAGCAgtggaagaggaaaagatCGAAGGTAGACGTACACGAGTGCCGGACCGGACAAGATTATCGAATCGCATCCTTGATCTTCGGACAGACACGTCCCAGTCAATTTTCCGCATTCAGTCCGTAATCTCTTCATATTTCCGTTCCACGTTGGACTCAATGGGCTTCATTGAGATACACACACCAAAGTTGCAGGGCGCAGCGACCGAATCGGGGGCCAGCGTTTTCAGCGTACGTTATTTCAATCGTCCTGCTTTCTTAGCCCAAAGTCCTCAGCTTGCGAAACAAATGGCTATCGCTTCTGATTTTGAGCGAGTCTACGAGATTGGAGCAGTCTTCCGCGCGGAAAACTCCAATACCCATAGACACTTAACTGAATACACGGGTTTAGATATCGAAATGGCGATTGAGGAGCATTATCATGAATCTCTGGAAGTCATTGATCAAGTGATAAAAAAGATCTTCGAGGTAATTTATGGCAAGCACAGACGAGAGGTGCAGATCGTCAAGCACCAATTTCCCTCTGAGGATCTGGTCTGGCTGGACAAGACCCCTATCATCACGTTCTCCGAAGGTATCAGGATGCTCAACGAATCTGGATGGAGAACTGAGGATGGGAAAGAGCTCTCAGACCTGGAAGATATTTCAACTCGCGACGAGATTCGACTAGGTGAACTAGTCAAGGAGAAATACCACACTGACTATTACATCATGGACAAATTCCCCGCGTCCGCTCGACCTTTCTACGCGATGCCTGACCCAAATGATAACAGATTCACGAACGCGTACGATATTTTCGTACGAGGTCAAGAAATCGTATCTGGTGGGCAGCGTATTCATAATCCAATCATGCTTGAAGAGCGTATGAGGCAAATGGGTGTCGATCCTGCCTCCATGGAAGAATATATGGAAGGATTCCAATGGGGTGTACCTCCTCACGCCGGTGCTGGTATTGGTTTGGAGAGAATGCTGATGTTAATTCTGAAACTGGGCAATATACGACTTGCTTCAATGTTCCACCGTGATCCCAAGAGCTTCCCGGCTCAAGACCAACCAATGGTTCTAAGACACCCGGAAGCATCCACACTTCACCCTCCATGGGAAAGTAATTCGACATCGGCGAATGAGGCTCCGCTAATCGAACGAAAGTTCCAGGAACTCGCAGACCTTATTGCAAATTACGGCGATGCCACCTCCACGTCTTGGTTCGATGAACGATTTCAGGTATGGAGGGACGTCAATACTGGCGCCGCAGTTGCCTACGTACCCATCAACGGGTACGCTATCATCGCAGGAAATCCACTCTGCGATGTTTCACAGTACCCAAAAATTGTACCACAGTTCCTCCGCTGGCTCAAGAAGGAGACTCGACTAAAACCCATCTGGATCCTCTGCTGCCTCGAGGTCGAAGATATCCTCGGTGAAAAACTCGGCTGGCGGAGCCTGTCCTGCGTTGCTGAAGAACGAGTCGATCCGCTGCACAATCAAGCCGCGTCTGACGGTGAAATAGCCCGCAAGATTCGCCAAGCTGAGAACAACGGAGTAAAAATCACCACTTTCCAGTTCGGCCAGTCAATACCTGGGAAGCTCCAGGAGAGAATCGACAAGCGAATTCATGGCTGGCTTTCCAACCGCAAAGGAACGCAAATCCACCTCTCTCACATAAGACCGTGGCGGGACCAACGGCACAGACAGTATTTCTATGCTACCGACCGCGACGGCAATATCTGCTCCTTTGTTACGCTTGCGCAGCTCTCTCCTAAAAACGGTATGCAAGTCAAATATAGCTTGGACTTCCCTGGTTCACCTTCCGGCTCCATCGAGTATATCGTCACGCACGCTATTCAAACAGCGGCTAAATCGGGAGTCAAAATGCTTACTTTCGGCGG
- a CDS encoding uncharacterized protein (EggNog:ENOG410PNRD~COG:S), with translation MLKLPLGTTPNRALSSISRFTIFSRKYPFHRQFSASTATMGLSDSVKKDHRELEDYYNQIINATDDDTKIRYRNQFTWELARHSIGEELLVYPAFEKHLHLDGKKKADRDRQEHQVVKEQLKQFQNMEPTEPNFIPTIKSLMSNLSEHIKEEEAEDLPALEEALSTEESDELEKSFGRTKMFVPTRSHPSAPDKPPFETAIGLMTAPIDMIGDMFRKFPK, from the exons ATGCTCAAATTACCATTAGGGACCACACCTAACCGAGCCCTGAGCTCTATTTCACGTTTCACTatcttttcaagaaaatatCCATttcatcgtcaattttcTGCCTCAACCGCCACCATGGGCCTCTCAGACTCGGTTAAAAAGGACCACAGGGAGTTGGAGGATTATTATAACCAAATCATCAATGCCACTGACGACGATACTAAAATTCGGTATCGGAATCAATTCACCTGGGAACTGGCGCGGCACTCAATTGGCGAGGAACTACTAGTCTATCCAGCTTTTGAAAAGCATCTCCACTTAGAtgggaagaagaaagcagatAGAGATAGGCAGGAGCATCAAGTG GTCAAAGAGCAGCTCAAACAGTTCCAGAACATGGAACCGACCGAGCCAAATTTCATTCCCACGATCAAATCACTGATGAGCAATTTGAGCGAACATATCAAGGAGGAAGAGGCTGAAGACCTCCCTGCTCTGGAAGAGGCTCTGTCGACTGAAGAGAGCGACGAGCTTGAGAAGTCATTTGGACGGACCAAAATGTTTGTGCCCACCCGCTCGCATCCTTCGGCGCCAGATAAGCCACCATTCGAGACGGCCATCGGCCTTATGACGGCTCCAATTGATATGATCGGGGATATGTTTAGAAAATTCCCCAAATAA